Proteins found in one Brachypodium distachyon strain Bd21 chromosome 5, Brachypodium_distachyon_v3.0, whole genome shotgun sequence genomic segment:
- the LOC100825372 gene encoding sphingoid long-chain bases kinase 1, whose translation MEGTELENPTSRNSSQKSSRRSSSRRSQKSAGQQSSPTVFPEKRGKSRSLRQKHAAVDNKEAKKGKNHDRRTDVVDERSNFVGFEIYTGKLVFDKKNRSIGGDDHLSASRKADTTDARLTSKALIWGSNVLSLEDVISVSYNSGVQHFTLHAYPAKNSLFRKTHRVQKDFRFIAPTLDEAILWVTCFAEQNIYINVLPRPVTSGVKEDPDAPLGGVLFDHQPIKCRTPQRILVILNPRSGHGRSSKVFHDKAEPIFKLAGFHMEVVKTTHAGHAKSLASTFDFGTFPDGIVCVGGDGIVNEVFNGLLSRSDRTEAVSIPVGIIPAGSDNSLVWTVLGVKDPISASLLIVKGGFTTLDVLSVEWLQSGLVHFGTTVSYYGFVSDVLELSEKYQKKFGPLRYFVAGVLKFLCLPSYFYELEYLPMSKEMSGHGKGSELDKFELSDVYTDAMRSRSKREGITRASSFSSIDSIMTPSRMSLGDFDTSGGTAASSEPSEYVRGLDPKAKRLSLGRSNIVSEPEEVLRPQQHHASYWPRTRSKTRTDRNSVGVTAANDTRLSWAAPSMHDKEDISSTISDPGPIWDNEPKWDTGPRWDTEPTWEPDHPIELPGPPEDIEIGASKELVPNLDDKWVVRKGHFLGVLVCNHSCKTVQSSQIVAPKASHDDNSLDLLLVGGRGRWKLLRFFILLQFGRHLSLPYVEYVKVKSVKLKPGANTHNGCGIDGELCRVKGHVVCSLLPEQCRLIGRQCRQSI comes from the exons ATGGAAGGAACAGAGCTAGAAAACCCAACTTCCAGAAACTCATCGCAGAAATCCAGCCGTCGTTCTAGTAGTCGGCGTTCTCAAAAGTCAGCTGGACAACAATCTTCCCCCACTGTATTTCCAGAGAAAAGAGGCAAATCTAGATCATTGAGGCAGAAGCATGCGGCTGTTGACAATAAAGAAGCCAAAAAGGGTAAAAACCATGACCGTAGAACCGATGTGGTAGATGAGAGGTCTAATTTTGTAGGTTTCGAAATCTATACTGGGAAACTGGTTTTTGACAAGAAAAATAGAAGTATAGGAGGGGATGATCATTTGTCAGCATCCAGGAAAGCTGATACAACTGATGCAAGACTCACAAGTAAAGCCCTGATCTGGGGTTCCAATGTACTCAGCCTTGAGGATGTCATCTCT GTATCTTATAATTCTGGTGTCCAACATTTTACTCTACATGCATATCCTGCTAAGAATTCTTTATTTCGAAAGACACATCGAGTTCAGAAGGACTTCCGGTTTATAGCCCCTACCCTAGACGAGGCCATTTTGTGGGTAACATGCTTTGCTGAACAGAACATATACATTAATGTACTACCACGGCCTGTGACATCGGGTGTCAAGGAAGATCCGGATGCCCCCCTCGGTGGGGTTTTATTTGATCACCAACCGATCAAATGTAGAACTCCACAGCGAATACTTGTTATATTAAACCCTCGATCTGGACATGGTAGATCAAGCAAAGTTTTCCATGACAAAGCAGAACCTATATTTAAG CTTGCAGGTTTTCACATGGAAGTAGTTAAAACTACTCATGCTGGCCATGCAAAATCTCTTGCATCTACATTTGATTTCGGCACATTTCCTGATG GGATTGTGTGTGTTGGTGGTGATGGAATTGTTAATGAG GTGTTCAATGGCCTTCTCAGCAGAAGCGATAGAACAGAAGCTGTATCAATTCCAGTTGGAATAATTCCTGCAGGGTCTGACAACTCACTTGTTTGGACTGTTTTGGGAGTTAAAGATCCTATTTCTGCATCATTATTAATCGTTAAG GGTGGCTTTACAACTCTGGACGTACTGTCTGTTGAATGGCTCCAGTCTGGGCTAGTACACTTCGGCACAACTGTTTCATACTACGGTTTTGTTAGTGATG TCCTGGAACTTTCCGAGAAATACCAGAAGAAATTTGGCCCTCTTCGATATTTTGTGGCTGGAGTACTCAAATTTTTGTGTCTACCAAGTTATTTCTACGAGTTAGAATACCTTCCTATGTCAAAGGAGATGTCTGGGCATGGGAAAGGTTCAGAACTAGACAAGTTTGAATTGTCCGATGTCTATACAGATGCAATGCGCAGCCGAtcaaaaagagaaggaatTACACGAGCTTCCAGTTTTTCAAGTATTGACTCTATCATGACTCCAAGTCGGATGTCACTTGGGGACTTCGATACGTCAGGTGGTACGGCAGCAAGCAGTGAACCATCAGAATATGTCCGTGGTCTTGACCCAAAAGCAAAACGTCTGTCTCTGGGCAGAAGCAACATTGTTTCTGAACCAGAAGAAGTCCTACGCCCACAGCAACACCATGCATCATACTGGCCAAGAACGAGGTCGAAAACAAGGACCGACAGGAATTCAGTTGGTGTCACGGCTGCCAATGATACACGGTTATCTTGGGCAGCCCCATCGATGCATGACAAGGAGGACATTTCCTCGACAATATCAGATCCAGGACCTATTTGGGACAACGAACCAAAGTGGGATACTGGGCCAAGATGGGACACAGAGCCAACTTGGGAGCCTGACCACCCTATCGAACTCCCTGGACCACCAGAAGATATAGAAATTGGAGCATCAAAGGAACTTGTGCCAAATTTGGATGACAAATGGGTTGTCAGGAAGGGGCACTTTCTTGGTGTCCTAGTATGCAATCACTCATGCAAAACGGTTCAAAGTTCACAGATTGTTGCACCAAAAGCAAGCCATGATGACAACAGTTTGGACTTGCTTTTAGTTGGCGGAAGGGGGAGATGGAAGCTGTTGAGATTTTTCATACTACTGCAATTTGGTCGTCATCTTTCTTTACCCTATGTGGAATATGTAAAG GTGAAGTCAGTTAAGCTAAAACCTGGTGCAAACACCCACAATGGTTGTGGAATAGACGGCGAGCTTTGCCGTGTCAAGGGACATGTAGTCTGCTCCCTACTACCAGAGCAATGCAGACTTATTGGCCGGCAATGCAGACAATCTATTTAA
- the LOC100825679 gene encoding homeobox-leucine zipper protein HOX22, translated as MDRGEYQQQQQFLMPPPALQTMQQQRELCVPLMEEQLLMGGRRGGGAASEMRKRRFTEEQIRSLESTFHAHQAKLEPREKAELARELGLQPRQVAIWFQNKRARWRSKQLEHDFAALRAKYDALHSRVESLKQDKLTLTTKLHELSERLREQGGGAATATASSSSCGDGCSEELEVDDKRNIGVEPPESCVLGGCATPADVSVDSECGDHVDYSGGFPESFCATPELWEPWPWPPVEWNAVA; from the exons ATGGATCGGGGCGagtaccagcagcagcagcagttcttGATGCCTCCTCCGGCGCTGCAGACGATGCAGCAACAGCGGGAGCTGTGCGTGCCGTTGATGGAGGAGCAGTTGTTGATGGGGGGAAGGAGAGGGGGCGGGGCGGCGTCGGAGATGAGGAAGAGGCGGTTCACGGAGGAGCAGATACGGTCTCTGGAGTCGACGTTCCACGCGCACCAGGCGAAGCTGGAGCCCCGGGAGAAGGCGGAGCTTGCGCGGGAGCTGGGCCTGCAGCCGCGGCAGGTGGCCATCTGGTTCCAGAACAAGCGCGCCCGGTGGCGCTCCAAGCAGCTCGAGCACGACTTCGCCGCACTCCGCGCAAAGTACGACGCCCTCCACTCCCGCGTCGAGTCACTCAAACAAGACAAGCTCACCCTCACCACGAAG tTGCATGAGCTAAGCGAGAGGCTGAGggagcagggcggcggcgcggcgacggcgacggccagcagcagcagctgcggcgACGGATGCAGCGAGGAGCTTGAGGTTGACGACAAGAGAAACATCGGCGTCGAGCCGCCAGAGAGCTGCGTGCTCGGCGGGTGCGCCACGCCGGCGGACGTCTCGGTGGACTCCGAGTGCGGCGACCACGTCGACTACAGCGGGGGATTCCCGGAGTCCTTCTGCGCCACGCCGGAGCTGTGGgagccgtggccgtggccgcctGTCGAGTGGAATGCGGTAGCTTGA